Proteins from one Clostridium cellulovorans 743B genomic window:
- a CDS encoding phosphodiester glycosidase family protein: MSRKHQPVKKRHPIRNGILSILYIGIFIGVTSPLILFYGPYSTLKQLVVSTVMATRHQYLITTFLSQADIDALLGKKEQTVVASSTPENATKSPATSSTPTTDIEIKHKNSTEINQYKIEHDRYIAHILEIKDPTKIKAVMTKYVGKNGQKTSEMALDYDAIAAINGGAFADVSASGQKWAGNGAIPGGFVITNGAIVYPKENVNKYDVQNVVAFTKEGKLVVGDYCINDLMAMGVTEAMCFRPPSIIIDGVAQITDKLQDGTNPRTAIGQKADGTVVLLVIDGRTLSMPGATLYDVQQIFKDLNVVNAGNLDGGYSSTMYFNGEIINSPNAWSGERTVATAFIVER, encoded by the coding sequence ATGTCTAGGAAACATCAACCTGTAAAAAAACGTCATCCTATCAGAAATGGTATCTTGAGTATTTTATATATTGGTATTTTTATCGGGGTAACCTCCCCTTTAATATTATTTTATGGGCCTTACTCCACCTTGAAACAATTAGTAGTTTCTACAGTAATGGCAACAAGACATCAATATCTTATAACCACGTTCTTATCTCAAGCTGATATTGATGCTCTTTTAGGAAAAAAAGAACAAACAGTTGTTGCTTCATCAACACCTGAAAATGCTACTAAATCTCCAGCAACTTCTTCTACACCTACAACAGATATAGAAATTAAGCATAAAAATAGTACCGAAATAAATCAATATAAAATCGAACATGATAGATATATTGCTCATATTCTTGAAATAAAAGACCCTACTAAAATAAAAGCTGTTATGACTAAATATGTAGGGAAAAATGGTCAAAAGACTAGTGAAATGGCTTTGGATTATGATGCAATAGCAGCAATCAATGGTGGTGCTTTTGCTGATGTATCCGCTTCTGGCCAAAAATGGGCTGGTAATGGGGCTATTCCTGGTGGTTTCGTAATAACTAATGGGGCTATAGTATACCCAAAAGAAAATGTAAATAAATATGATGTTCAAAACGTAGTGGCTTTCACAAAAGAAGGTAAATTAGTAGTTGGTGATTATTGCATAAATGACCTTATGGCTATGGGCGTAACTGAAGCTATGTGTTTTAGACCACCTTCTATCATTATTGACGGTGTTGCTCAAATAACGGACAAGCTACAAGATGGGACAAACCCTAGAACAGCTATTGGCCAAAAGGCTGATGGAACTGTTGTTTTATTAGTTATAGATGGACGAACTCTAAGTATGCCTGGGGCAACCCTTTACGATGTGCAACAAATATTCAAAGACTTAAATGTCGTAAATGCAGGAAACCTAGATGGTGGTTATTCTTCTACTATGTATTTTAACGGTGAGATTATAAATTCCCCTAATGCATGGAGCGGTGAAAGAACTGTTGCCACAGCATTTATCGTGGAAAGGTAG
- a CDS encoding mannose-1-phosphate guanylyltransferase: MLYALILAGGKGTRLYPLSREENPKQFLEIINDKSFLRNTVDRILKLIPKENIYVVTNEAYKEKIYSNLKELPKENIFIEPSNKETATCIGLSAVKLLKKDKEAVMLVLPSDHYIDKEDEFLETVKQGVNIAERKRGLVTIGINPTRPETGYGYIEMGQRVPSAIPSYKVNRFVEKPNLEVAQDFLAKGTYLWNSGMFIWKADVFLREMEKYLPKMYKALMEIYQVAGTEAEDETIEIQYNVIDGISVDFGIMQKTRKAYVVKSEFGWDDIGSFKALSRFLKDEQGNKAQGNTFLYSCENCSVFGEKKLIIGFGISDLVIVDSGDVILIMDKNKDQEIKQLVKGIKDKEGLNNYL, encoded by the coding sequence TTGTTATATGCACTAATACTCGCTGGGGGAAAGGGTACTAGGTTATATCCTTTATCGCGAGAAGAGAATCCAAAGCAATTTTTAGAGATAATTAACGATAAAAGTTTTTTAAGAAATACTGTAGATAGAATTCTGAAGCTTATACCAAAGGAAAATATATATGTAGTCACTAATGAAGCCTATAAGGAAAAAATATATTCTAACCTTAAGGAATTGCCAAAGGAGAACATATTTATTGAGCCATCAAATAAAGAAACTGCTACATGTATAGGATTATCTGCGGTGAAGCTATTAAAAAAAGACAAGGAAGCAGTTATGTTGGTGCTACCATCAGATCATTATATAGATAAAGAAGATGAGTTTCTTGAGACGGTAAAACAAGGGGTTAATATAGCGGAAAGAAAACGTGGACTTGTAACCATAGGTATAAATCCTACAAGACCAGAAACTGGTTATGGATATATCGAGATGGGACAAAGAGTGCCTTCAGCAATTCCAAGTTACAAGGTAAATAGATTTGTTGAAAAACCAAATTTAGAAGTGGCACAAGATTTTTTAGCTAAAGGAACCTATCTATGGAATAGTGGTATGTTTATTTGGAAAGCCGACGTGTTCTTAAGAGAAATGGAGAAATATTTGCCTAAAATGTATAAAGCATTGATGGAGATATATCAAGTTGCTGGTACTGAAGCAGAAGATGAAACCATAGAAATTCAATACAACGTAATTGATGGTATTTCTGTAGACTTTGGCATAATGCAGAAAACTCGAAAAGCTTATGTTGTAAAAAGCGAATTTGGTTGGGATGATATTGGAAGTTTTAAGGCATTATCAAGATTCTTGAAGGATGAGCAAGGAAATAAAGCTCAAGGAAATACATTTCTTTATAGTTGTGAAAATTGTAGCGTTTTTGGAGAAAAAAAGTTGATCATTGGATTTGGAATAAGTGATTTAGTGATTGTAGATTCTGGAGATGTGATTCTTATTATGGATAAAAACAAGGACCAAGAAATTAAGCAATTAGTTAAGGGCATCAAAGATAAAGAGGGGTTAAATAATTATCTCTAA
- a CDS encoding L,D-transpeptidase family protein has protein sequence MKHKKALLSVIAAASLILIGIYIRNVVYFNNKLLPNTTIYGINCSSKTPEEANSLLRDKLSNTTYSVKENDVENFSFSASEIGLNRDFTDQLKNILDNQNSLGWFINSLGRKDKYDKLSNVIFNDEAFNTYLSKINLNQGTRTTSQDAYIDKTNDSFTIIEEIYGNTIDVKSATDKIKESILNDTTNIDIADCYIKPSILKNNANLIASLTKANKMKDIKVDYLFGTRVETVSTADKMSWLTFNGTNVDFDKEKIRTYIVALGNKYNTCGSTRSFQSTTNGVINVSGGLYGFYILTDSETEELYNLLSQGNPISRAPLIEGTGITNSSNDIGNTYVEVNKAAQHMWFYKNGSLVVDTDVVTGTTDGVHDTPVGVHYVLYKESPAILRGPGYAAPVSYWMPLTWDGVGIHDATWRSAFGGNIYTYDGSHGCINTPYGAVQTIFENIDAGTPVVIY, from the coding sequence ATGAAACATAAAAAAGCTTTATTATCCGTAATCGCTGCGGCATCATTAATTCTTATAGGCATATACATAAGAAACGTAGTATATTTTAACAACAAACTCTTACCTAATACCACAATATATGGAATCAACTGCAGTTCAAAAACACCAGAGGAAGCAAATTCACTACTTAGAGATAAACTTTCAAATACAACTTATTCCGTAAAAGAAAATGATGTTGAAAACTTCTCCTTCAGTGCTTCTGAAATAGGTCTAAATCGTGATTTTACTGACCAATTGAAAAACATTTTAGATAATCAAAATTCACTAGGATGGTTTATAAATTCCCTAGGTAGGAAAGATAAATATGATAAATTGAGCAATGTTATTTTTAATGATGAAGCTTTTAATACATATTTAAGCAAGATTAACCTTAATCAAGGTACTAGAACCACTTCTCAAGATGCATATATAGATAAAACAAACGACAGCTTCACTATTATAGAAGAAATTTATGGTAACACTATAGATGTAAAATCAGCCACTGATAAAATTAAAGAATCTATTCTAAATGATACAACTAATATAGATATAGCAGATTGCTATATCAAACCTTCAATTTTGAAAAATAATGCTAATCTTATAGCATCTTTAACAAAAGCAAATAAAATGAAAGATATAAAAGTTGATTATTTATTTGGTACAAGGGTTGAAACAGTATCAACTGCTGATAAAATGTCATGGCTCACCTTTAATGGAACTAATGTAGATTTTGATAAAGAAAAAATTAGAACTTATATCGTAGCCTTAGGGAATAAATATAATACTTGTGGAAGTACAAGAAGTTTTCAAAGTACAACCAATGGAGTTATAAATGTCAGTGGAGGCCTTTATGGTTTTTACATATTAACTGATTCAGAAACTGAGGAATTATACAATTTATTATCACAAGGTAACCCTATTTCAAGAGCTCCTCTTATTGAAGGTACAGGAATTACAAACAGTTCTAATGATATAGGAAATACCTATGTAGAAGTAAATAAAGCTGCTCAACATATGTGGTTTTATAAAAATGGGTCTTTAGTTGTCGATACTGATGTTGTAACTGGAACTACTGATGGTGTTCATGATACACCAGTAGGTGTCCATTATGTATTGTATAAAGAATCTCCTGCGATTCTACGTGGTCCTGGTTATGCTGCTCCTGTATCCTATTGGATGCCACTTACTTGGGACGGTGTAGGAATTCATGATGCAACTTGGCGCTCTGCTTTTGGTGGGAATATCTATACCTACGATGGCTCTCATGGCTGCATTAATACCCCATACGGAGCAGTTCAAACAATTTTTGAGAATATCGATGCTGGAACTCCTGTTGTTATTTACTAG
- a CDS encoding DUF6465 family protein translates to MKRDVKKSLEKVVDTVETTAKKTAENLETVAKEVGSAAKKTAQEVMANDTVKKAVNTTKATASKVAKEGEAAVKNTVQKVAKKKVLSDGEFYIQSCNNEISYNDIMKSISKELEEIVDFAKVKEFKVYYKVEEKTAYCVVNGTDTYKVAF, encoded by the coding sequence ATGAAAAGAGATGTTAAGAAAAGCTTAGAAAAAGTTGTAGATACTGTAGAGACTACAGCTAAAAAGACTGCAGAAAATCTTGAAACTGTTGCAAAGGAAGTGGGATCAGCAGCTAAGAAAACAGCTCAAGAGGTAATGGCAAATGACACGGTTAAAAAAGCAGTTAACACTACAAAAGCAACTGCTAGTAAGGTGGCAAAAGAAGGGGAGGCTGCTGTTAAGAATACAGTTCAGAAGGTTGCAAAGAAAAAAGTATTGTCTGATGGGGAATTTTATATACAGAGCTGCAATAATGAAATTTCTTATAATGACATAATGAAAAGTATAAGCAAAGAATTAGAAGAGATTGTTGACTTCGCTAAGGTTAAGGAATTTAAGGTATATTATAAGGTTGAGGAAAAAACTGCTTATTGTGTAGTAAATGGTACTGACACATATAAGGTTGCCTTCTGA
- a CDS encoding glycogen/starch/alpha-glucan phosphorylase, producing MNITRERFKQDYEQKLMSLFTEEIDKASTLDKYLALGSLVKEYSAKNWSKTKKQYSKDGDKQVYYFSMEFLIGRLLQSNLINLGIRDTVKEALAELNVSLDELEETEVDAGLGNGGLGRLAACFIDSIASIGIPGHGNGMRYQYGFFEQKIVNGYQVEIPDNWLKEGNVWETKREDKSVIVKFYGTPKAVQNNGRLNFELENYEAIKAVPYDTPVIGYENNTVNTLRLWSAEPVTNAFNFQIFSKGEYSKAVEYRTSVEAISSVLYPDDSAETGKILRLKQQYFFTSAGIYSILRTFKNSGHSLYDLDKYVAIQINDTHPAVAVAELMRILVDEEEMGWDDAWSVTTGTLAYTNHTILSEALEKWPVQVFNKLLPRIYMIIEEINRRFVGEIYQKHPNDHDRVRRMSIIEGGMVKMAHLAIVGSHSVNGVATLHTEILVNKELRDFSEFYPRKFNNKTNGITHRRWLIQSNEELTSYITKCIGDSWKKRPKDLAQFAELSKDPLVRKRVGEIKLHNKQMLADMVKKDYDIDVDPNSIFDIQVKRLHAYKRQVLNILHIMDLYNRLKDNPDLDISPRTYFFGAKSSPSYHLAKETIKLINTVADKINNDPSIKGKLKVVFLENYRVSLAEKIIKCADISEQISTTTFEASGTGNMKFMMNGALTLGTLDGANVEIHDEVGDENMFVFGMSKDEVLNYLKYGGYSPRHFYNTNSRIKRVLDQLVDGSLGVATTEFRNIHSSLLGRDEYFVLKDFDSYCEAQERIDKVFRDKDKWNEMCIVNIGKSGRFSSDNTITEYSREIWNTSPKEIH from the coding sequence ATGAATATTACAAGGGAAAGATTTAAGCAAGACTATGAGCAAAAATTAATGAGTCTATTTACCGAAGAAATTGATAAAGCAAGCACCTTAGATAAATACTTAGCTTTAGGGAGTTTAGTAAAAGAATATAGCGCAAAAAACTGGTCTAAAACTAAGAAACAATATTCAAAAGATGGAGATAAACAAGTCTACTATTTTTCTATGGAATTTTTAATAGGTAGACTACTTCAAAGTAATCTTATTAATTTAGGAATAAGGGATACTGTTAAGGAAGCTTTAGCTGAACTTAATGTAAGCTTAGATGAGTTAGAAGAAACAGAGGTTGATGCTGGACTTGGGAACGGTGGTCTTGGAAGACTTGCTGCTTGTTTTATTGATTCTATTGCTTCAATTGGAATCCCTGGTCATGGCAATGGAATGAGATATCAATATGGTTTTTTTGAACAGAAAATTGTAAACGGATATCAAGTTGAAATACCTGATAATTGGCTTAAAGAAGGTAATGTTTGGGAAACAAAAAGGGAGGATAAATCTGTCATTGTAAAATTTTATGGAACTCCAAAAGCTGTTCAAAATAACGGTCGATTAAATTTTGAACTAGAAAATTATGAAGCTATTAAGGCTGTTCCTTATGATACACCTGTTATTGGTTATGAAAATAACACAGTAAATACTCTTAGATTATGGAGTGCTGAACCTGTAACCAATGCATTTAATTTTCAAATTTTCAGCAAAGGTGAATATTCAAAGGCTGTAGAATATAGGACTTCAGTAGAAGCAATATCATCAGTTTTATACCCAGATGATTCTGCTGAAACAGGAAAAATTTTAAGATTAAAACAGCAGTATTTCTTTACAAGTGCAGGAATATACAGCATATTGAGAACCTTTAAAAATTCTGGTCATTCCTTATATGATCTAGATAAATATGTTGCTATTCAAATAAACGATACCCACCCTGCAGTGGCAGTTGCTGAATTAATGAGAATATTAGTAGATGAAGAAGAAATGGGTTGGGATGATGCTTGGTCCGTTACAACTGGAACTTTAGCATATACAAACCATACTATACTTTCGGAAGCCCTAGAAAAATGGCCTGTCCAGGTATTCAATAAATTACTACCAAGAATCTATATGATTATTGAAGAAATAAATAGAAGATTTGTAGGCGAAATTTACCAAAAGCATCCTAATGACCACGATAGAGTAAGAAGAATGTCTATTATTGAAGGCGGAATGGTTAAAATGGCACACCTTGCCATTGTAGGTTCTCACTCAGTTAACGGTGTTGCTACACTTCATACTGAAATATTAGTTAACAAAGAGTTAAGAGATTTCTCAGAATTCTATCCAAGAAAGTTTAACAACAAAACTAATGGTATAACTCATAGAAGATGGCTAATTCAATCCAACGAAGAATTAACAAGCTATATAACAAAATGTATTGGTGACAGTTGGAAAAAGAGACCAAAGGATTTAGCTCAATTTGCTGAGTTATCTAAAGATCCTTTAGTTAGAAAAAGGGTTGGAGAAATTAAACTTCATAACAAACAAATGTTAGCCGATATGGTAAAAAAAGATTACGATATAGATGTAGATCCAAATTCAATCTTTGATATACAAGTTAAAAGACTGCATGCTTATAAAAGACAAGTTCTTAACATACTGCATATAATGGATCTTTATAATAGGTTAAAAGATAATCCAGACCTTGATATATCTCCTAGAACTTACTTCTTTGGAGCGAAATCATCTCCAAGCTATCATCTTGCTAAGGAAACAATCAAGCTTATTAATACTGTAGCAGATAAAATCAATAATGATCCTTCAATAAAAGGTAAGCTAAAGGTTGTATTCTTAGAGAACTATAGAGTTTCTCTAGCTGAAAAAATAATAAAATGTGCCGATATCTCTGAACAAATATCAACAACAACCTTTGAGGCTTCTGGAACTGGCAATATGAAGTTCATGATGAACGGTGCATTAACTCTTGGTACTCTTGATGGAGCAAACGTTGAAATCCATGACGAAGTTGGCGATGAAAATATGTTTGTATTTGGAATGAGCAAAGATGAAGTTCTTAACTATTTAAAATACGGCGGCTATTCTCCAAGACATTTTTACAACACTAATTCTAGAATCAAGAGAGTTCTTGACCAATTAGTTGATGGTTCTTTAGGTGTCGCTACTACAGAATTTAGAAATATCCATAGTTCTCTTCTAGGTAGAGATGAATATTTTGTATTAAAAGACTTTGATAGTTATTGTGAAGCTCAAGAAAGAATAGACAAAGTTTTTAGAGATAAAGATAAATGGAACGAAATGTGCATAGTCAACATTGGAAAATCAGGGAGATTTTCTTCTGACAACACTATTACAGAATATTCAAGGGAGATTTGGAACACAAGCCCCAAGGAAATTCACTAG
- a CDS encoding DegV family protein has protein sequence MAIKIITDSTSYIPKEIRESLDIKILSLEVNFEDMSFKETDIENFEFYKLLETKEIPRSSQPPIGEIYNEMKRIIEEGNEIVGVFLSSDMSGTYSTANLAKEMVLDEYPEAKIEIIDSRSNCMQLGYAAIVAARKAKEGQSIGEVRQAVEENIKRSRFLFIPENLVYLKKGGRIGGAGALIGNILKIIPILTVENGVTSVRAKVRTKNKAISAMVDMMQKDNETFKIKEVMIHHINCPEEAQKLSLQVGELLQMKVEICDIGPVIGLHVGPGAIGIVYYN, from the coding sequence ATGGCTATAAAAATTATTACAGATAGTACTAGTTATATTCCAAAAGAAATAAGAGAATCATTAGATATAAAGATTCTTTCTTTAGAAGTTAACTTTGAAGATATGAGTTTTAAGGAGACAGATATAGAAAACTTTGAGTTTTATAAGCTCCTTGAAACAAAAGAAATTCCAAGGTCATCTCAACCGCCAATTGGTGAAATATATAATGAAATGAAGAGGATTATCGAAGAAGGTAATGAGATAGTTGGTGTTTTTTTATCCTCAGATATGAGTGGTACCTATTCAACAGCTAACCTTGCAAAAGAGATGGTATTAGATGAATATCCAGAAGCTAAAATAGAGATAATTGATTCTAGGTCTAATTGTATGCAGTTAGGCTATGCTGCAATAGTTGCTGCAAGGAAAGCTAAAGAAGGACAAAGTATAGGAGAGGTAAGACAGGCAGTTGAAGAGAATATAAAAAGAAGTAGGTTTCTATTTATTCCTGAGAATCTCGTATATTTAAAAAAAGGTGGCAGAATAGGTGGAGCAGGAGCTTTAATCGGAAACATATTAAAGATAATACCAATATTAACAGTGGAAAATGGAGTTACATCTGTGAGAGCTAAGGTTAGGACTAAAAATAAAGCAATCTCGGCAATGGTTGATATGATGCAAAAGGACAATGAAACTTTTAAGATAAAAGAAGTTATGATTCATCATATAAATTGTCCAGAGGAGGCACAGAAACTCTCATTACAAGTAGGTGAGTTACTTCAAATGAAGGTTGAAATTTGTGATATTGGTCCTGTAATTGGACTTCACGTTGGACCTGGAGCTATTGGCATAGTTTATTATAACTAA
- a CDS encoding GNAT family N-acetyltransferase encodes MAIDFNFIESFTTSKYYQEVINCRSRLLFNSHTNSPYSYLEDLEEDLQSYHYGAFEGENLIGYVRLYINGDTAKLSRIFVKDQYRGTGIGYKTIKSLLEECREKSLDKLVLFSRLDAVDFYKKLGFVNTDEIIVSPTSGLELNKMVFYINS; translated from the coding sequence ATGGCAATAGATTTCAATTTTATAGAATCTTTTACAACTTCAAAGTATTACCAAGAAGTTATCAATTGCAGATCTAGGCTGCTTTTTAATTCTCATACTAATTCACCTTATTCTTATCTAGAAGATCTAGAAGAAGACCTACAAAGTTATCACTATGGTGCATTTGAAGGTGAAAATCTCATTGGATATGTTCGCCTTTATATTAATGGTGATACTGCTAAGCTTTCGCGTATTTTTGTAAAGGATCAGTATAGAGGGACAGGTATAGGCTATAAGACAATAAAATCTTTATTAGAGGAATGTCGTGAAAAATCCTTAGATAAATTGGTTTTATTTTCAAGGCTTGATGCTGTAGATTTTTATAAGAAGCTTGGGTTCGTTAATACTGATGAGATTATAGTTTCGCCAACAAGTGGTTTAGAATTGAATAAAATGGTTTTTTATATAAATTCATAA
- the gdhA gene encoding NADP-specific glutamate dehydrogenase, translated as MDCKKYINDIIEKLERENPGETEFQAAAKEVLISLVPALEKNPKFIEEGVVERIIEPERVVMFRVPWVDDNGKVQVNKGYRVQFNSAIGPYKGGLRLHPSVNLSIIKFLGFEQIFKNSLTGLPIGGGKGGSNFDPKGKSDREIMRFCQSFMSELARHIGPDTDVPAGDIGVGGREIGYMFGQYKKIRNANEAGVLTGKGLTYGGSLGRTEATGYGLVYFVDEMLKDNGLSFQGKTVVVSGSGNVAIYATEKATELGAKVVACSDSNGYIYDKNGLDLELIKRLKEVERKRIKEYVAVHPEAEYHEGGNIWSVPCDIALPCATQNEIDEASAELLVKNGCIAVGEGANMPSTLDAIEVYRRNKTLFAPGKAANAGGVATSALEMSQNSMRLSWTKEEVDAKLKNIMKNIYVSSKACAVDYADGRDLVIGSNIAGFLKVAEAMVAQGIV; from the coding sequence ATGGATTGCAAAAAATATATAAATGATATTATTGAAAAACTAGAAAGGGAAAATCCAGGTGAAACTGAATTTCAGGCTGCTGCTAAAGAAGTTTTAATTTCACTAGTACCTGCACTAGAAAAAAATCCTAAGTTTATTGAAGAAGGCGTGGTAGAAAGAATAATCGAGCCTGAAAGAGTAGTAATGTTCAGAGTGCCTTGGGTTGATGATAATGGTAAGGTTCAAGTGAACAAAGGCTATAGAGTTCAATTTAACAGTGCTATCGGACCATATAAGGGTGGACTTAGATTACATCCTTCTGTAAATCTTAGCATAATTAAATTCCTAGGTTTTGAACAAATATTTAAAAACTCATTAACTGGTCTTCCTATAGGTGGAGGAAAAGGTGGATCAAATTTTGATCCAAAAGGAAAATCAGATAGAGAAATCATGAGATTCTGCCAAAGTTTCATGTCTGAGTTAGCTAGACATATAGGACCAGATACAGATGTTCCTGCTGGAGATATCGGTGTTGGTGGAAGAGAAATCGGTTATATGTTTGGTCAATACAAGAAAATCCGTAATGCTAATGAAGCAGGTGTTCTTACTGGTAAAGGACTTACTTATGGAGGTAGTCTTGGAAGAACAGAAGCTACAGGCTATGGTTTAGTATATTTTGTAGATGAAATGTTAAAAGATAATGGATTATCCTTCCAAGGAAAGACTGTTGTAGTATCTGGTTCAGGTAACGTTGCAATTTATGCTACTGAAAAAGCTACAGAACTTGGAGCAAAAGTTGTTGCTTGTTCAGATTCAAATGGTTATATCTATGATAAAAATGGATTAGATTTAGAATTAATTAAGAGACTTAAAGAAGTTGAAAGAAAGAGAATTAAAGAGTATGTAGCAGTTCATCCAGAAGCAGAGTATCATGAAGGTGGAAATATTTGGAGTGTGCCTTGTGATATAGCACTTCCATGTGCAACTCAAAATGAAATTGATGAAGCAAGTGCTGAATTATTGGTTAAAAATGGATGTATAGCTGTAGGAGAAGGTGCTAACATGCCTTCAACTCTTGATGCTATTGAAGTATATAGAAGAAATAAAACATTATTTGCTCCAGGAAAAGCAGCAAATGCTGGTGGAGTTGCAACTTCAGCTTTAGAAATGAGCCAAAACTCTATGAGATTATCATGGACTAAAGAAGAAGTAGATGCAAAATTAAAGAACATCATGAAGAACATATATGTAAGTTCTAAAGCTTGTGCTGTAGATTATGCTGATGGAAGAGACCTTGTAATAGGTTCAAATATTGCAGGATTCTTAAAAGTTGCAGAAGCTATGGTTGCACAAGGAATAGTGTAA
- a CDS encoding P-loop NTPase fold protein — translation MSETILKSVNYYIYIYQNALIVIGVIGSIWAIVSNFKKYSYRREFAIFVKTTILMFLSSLILEGIGIASITAIEEKIFHDISAMMIIGFFILFVVEKLFFYRIDNKGYHIEQDFIGYLIYLVYFLMVIAMGYGLKYLLFALSWQIVLISLRFNMNTKKVEVKKKDRLYPSRKEQLKTVEKIINESEYKNFAIAISGKWGTGKSLFLEALMARTEENSNYCIYIKPMITDTRETLISEFQKRLSNIMIKNGIYCGRYSALESYFKEVLGLLTVSGKASIVSLIKGVEESKSYRDFKEEVQRDIDALLSESNKLVVVIDDFDRIDEKKQLDVLTFIKEVIDFKGCIVIFAFDYNNITDTKFITAEYLEKFIATKINLINVSFDELINYHRDEGLSVDNIKSKYVKDILTNIYDNSIDYFNEQYEYFVQAINKNHEVYLINDDYETQLVEFKIRLRDSIDNSVRVIHFLKEILTSLITIEATNNQDKSIENFFLAEEVAKLVFTVNFIKVFQRKIYDEKIEVQGMKTYLESNTSKFKSIDEAYVRILLSQVLICNDDNKDMNAKKRCVSLATKFMKI, via the coding sequence ATGTCGGAAACAATATTGAAAAGTGTAAACTATTATATATATATCTACCAAAATGCACTAATAGTTATTGGGGTAATAGGTAGCATATGGGCTATAGTAAGTAACTTTAAGAAGTATAGTTATAGAAGAGAATTTGCAATTTTCGTAAAGACAACTATTCTGATGTTCTTATCTTCGCTAATTCTTGAGGGGATAGGCATAGCTAGCATTACAGCAATTGAGGAAAAGATTTTTCATGATATTTCAGCAATGATGATAATAGGTTTTTTTATATTATTTGTTGTTGAGAAGCTATTCTTTTATAGAATAGATAATAAAGGTTATCATATTGAACAGGATTTTATAGGGTATCTAATTTATTTGGTATATTTTCTTATGGTCATTGCAATGGGTTATGGTCTAAAATATCTCTTATTCGCTTTATCTTGGCAGATAGTTTTAATAAGCCTTAGATTTAATATGAATACGAAGAAGGTAGAAGTGAAAAAGAAAGACAGGCTATATCCTTCTAGAAAAGAACAACTAAAAACTGTGGAAAAGATAATTAATGAAAGCGAATATAAGAATTTTGCAATTGCAATAAGTGGTAAGTGGGGTACAGGAAAGTCTTTATTTCTTGAAGCTCTTATGGCAAGGACAGAAGAAAATTCAAACTATTGTATCTATATAAAACCAATGATAACAGATACAAGAGAAACTTTAATTAGTGAGTTTCAAAAGCGTTTATCGAACATTATGATAAAAAATGGGATATATTGTGGTAGATATAGTGCTCTTGAAAGTTACTTTAAGGAAGTACTAGGACTTCTAACTGTTAGCGGTAAGGCTTCTATAGTGAGTTTGATAAAGGGAGTAGAAGAGAGTAAATCTTATAGGGATTTTAAGGAGGAGGTTCAGAGGGATATTGATGCGTTACTTTCTGAATCTAATAAACTTGTGGTAGTTATTGATGACTTTGATAGAATAGACGAAAAAAAACAATTAGATGTGCTGACCTTTATAAAGGAAGTAATTGATTTTAAAGGCTGTATTGTTATATTTGCTTTTGATTATAACAATATTACTGATACTAAATTTATTACTGCTGAATATTTAGAAAAATTTATAGCAACAAAGATTAATTTGATTAATGTTTCCTTTGATGAATTGATAAATTATCACAGAGATGAAGGACTTTCGGTTGATAATATTAAAAGTAAGTATGTTAAGGATATTTTAACTAATATATATGATAATTCTATTGACTATTTTAATGAACAATATGAGTATTTTGTTCAGGCGATTAATAAAAATCATGAAGTTTATTTAATAAATGATGATTATGAAACGCAGCTAGTAGAGTTTAAGATACGTTTAAGAGATAGTATTGATAATTCAGTAAGAGTTATACACTTTCTTAAGGAAATTTTAACTTCTCTTATAACTATAGAAGCTACCAACAATCAAGATAAAAGCATAGAGAATTTTTTTTTAGCAGAGGAAGTAGCTAAGCTAGTTTTTACTGTGAATTTTATAAAGGTATTTCAGAGGAAGATATACGATGAAAAGATTGAAGTTCAGGGAATGAAAACTTATCTAGAAAGTAATACTAGCAAGTTTAAATCTATAGATGAAGCTTATGTAAGAATTCTTCTTAGTCAAGTACTGATTTGTAATGATGATAATAAGGATATGAATGCTAAGAAACGTTGTGTTTCTTTGGCAACAAAATTTATGAAGATATAG